One window of the Deltaproteobacteria bacterium genome contains the following:
- a CDS encoding PIG-L family deacetylase, whose amino-acid sequence MAIYAHPDDIEFTVAGTFVLITSGNAGTHDRKFTRKALSRVREREERESARILGVSRIVFLRRNDCELVATVPLRKELVRRIRKFRPEVVLCNDPQALFFGDRYVNHPDHRAAGQAALEAVFPCAEMELLWPEAGAPHKVHAVYVSSTPSPNTWIDVAETIDAKIAALSVHRSQLGDRDISPRIYGWAMDEARRAPVRKGSRRPKYAESFRVMRLVRESS is encoded by the coding sequence ATGGCGATCTACGCGCACCCCGACGACATCGAGTTCACCGTCGCCGGGACGTTCGTCCTCATAACCAGCGGGAACGCCGGGACGCACGACCGGAAGTTCACGCGAAAGGCGCTTTCGCGGGTGCGGGAGCGGGAGGAGCGGGAGTCCGCCCGGATCCTCGGGGTATCGCGGATCGTGTTCCTGCGAAGGAACGACTGCGAGCTCGTAGCCACCGTGCCCCTGCGGAAGGAACTGGTCCGGCGGATCCGGAAGTTCCGCCCGGAGGTCGTGCTGTGCAACGATCCCCAGGCCCTGTTTTTCGGAGACCGGTACGTGAACCACCCCGACCACCGGGCGGCGGGACAGGCGGCGCTCGAGGCGGTGTTCCCGTGCGCCGAGATGGAGCTTCTGTGGCCGGAGGCCGGGGCGCCCCACAAGGTCCACGCCGTCTACGTGAGCTCCACTCCTTCCCCGAACACCTGGATCGACGTCGCGGAGACGATCGACGCGAAGATCGCGGCGCTGTCCGTCCACCGGAGCCAGCTGGGGGACCGGGACATCTCCCCGAGGATCTACGGGTGGGCGATGGACGAGGCGCGCCGGGCCCCGGTGCGGAAAGGTTCGCGCCGGCCGAAGTACGCGGAATCGTTCCGCGTCATGCGGCTGGTGCGCGAATCGTCGTAA
- a CDS encoding twin-arginine translocase subunit TatC has product MPFHPARTPRPRRGAETLENRFTAIIAEAEKARKGVAACAVAFLVLAVLCFLFSERVLLALVRLLGRKLVSYSPEEGFIALASLSLYCAFMLTLPLAGYLVWRGVILPRVPAWRRWGVPVIVLATALFLCGVLLGYYVLLPAGIGFLVGFETRDVKALLSAKKFIHFCGGMLIALGLAFEAPLASFFLARLGVLKPDFFRDRWRYAILICTVVSAVITPTPDIYNMTLMVMPLLGLYAVSFLVVRAAAPREAPPADDGPP; this is encoded by the coding sequence ATGCCTTTTCATCCCGCGCGGACTCCGCGCCCCCGAAGGGGAGCCGAAACCCTGGAGAACCGGTTCACCGCGATCATCGCCGAGGCGGAGAAGGCGCGCAAGGGGGTGGCGGCGTGCGCGGTCGCCTTCCTCGTCCTCGCCGTCCTCTGCTTCCTGTTCTCCGAGCGCGTGCTGCTGGCGCTGGTGCGGCTGCTGGGGAGGAAGCTCGTCTCCTACTCGCCGGAGGAGGGGTTCATCGCGCTGGCCTCCCTGTCGCTCTACTGCGCGTTCATGCTGACCCTCCCCCTGGCGGGGTACCTGGTGTGGCGCGGCGTCATCCTCCCGCGGGTCCCCGCGTGGCGCCGGTGGGGAGTCCCGGTGATCGTCCTGGCGACCGCCCTGTTCCTCTGCGGGGTGCTCCTCGGGTACTACGTCCTGCTGCCGGCCGGGATCGGGTTCCTCGTGGGGTTCGAGACGCGGGACGTGAAGGCCCTGCTGTCGGCGAAGAAGTTCATCCACTTCTGCGGCGGGATGCTGATCGCGCTGGGGCTCGCATTCGAGGCTCCCCTCGCGTCGTTCTTCCTCGCGAGGCTGGGGGTGCTGAAACCGGACTTCTTCCGGGACCGGTGGCGGTACGCGATCCTGATCTGCACGGTCGTTTCCGCGGTCATCACACCGACGCCGGACATCTACAACATGACGCTGATGGTGATGCCGCTCCTCGGGCTCTACGCCGTCTCCTTCCTCGTCGTCCGGGCCGCCGCCCCGCGCGAGGCTCCGCCGGCGGACGACGGGCCGCCGTAG